In the Arcobacter arenosus genome, one interval contains:
- a CDS encoding SbcC/MukB-like Walker B domain-containing protein: protein MKILKVKLLNINSLKGEFEIDFQKFLKDESLFAITGPTGAGKSTILDVITCSLYGRTARLTNPNDLMSRHTGESLCEVEFEIKGNTYRSSWSQKRSRKNPDGNFQTAKMEIVDLGTNKILESKVREVPKLIEQITGLDFDRFVQSMMLAQGSFDAFLKAKENERSNLLEKITGTYIYKQISQSIYDTYAQKKKEIETAQIALGSIELLDNEIVKEKTKQLEESKKQKQELDKKEAELKKISTWQDTLKTLENDNIKYISEFEQISKEKEDKKEEFVKLELANKALRIQPINQEKNQLSTTISNDKQRLESQKQEKETLTKEINAKTKELDSSKETLEKEKLSYSQNYNKLKEVRVLQTQVENKYALNIEKSKKISSYLQELAKLFEVDFEILLNDESQLQSYYESFSNTLNTSKEQLNKLLDQYKVYEEQTKDINTKENNTRAKLKEIESLLKALEDYEKLNQELNQEQANIKEYNSQIEVQTNLNNEKTKLIKQIQETLSTLKQTREKELLIKNYEQDRAKLKDGEECFLCGSKEHPYINHNINIDIDKTTQKIKEQENYLQEQNKELNQAQINLGKLSTKLENSNLNLQKQQTTKTQIEEFFQANSFKIEQDSKANLQEQNQINEAKLKEYVLLREQKEKLQAQKENQQTVVNNYVQKEQQIKSNIKAIEELKQEQKALNKELQELQTKSKSILDVPNLDEFEQTIQKSLDSVSKHYNDLQTYLSSLKTKDEETTKQIEQLELKQTEDNQTLELLTQKFNKALEEYGFNSYEEFEKAKLEKEQFETLTKLCKNIEEKYSQIQTLKTDTTKKLKEHKEQEKELSLDNRTLEDINKELQELQSTIDKLQESIGSLSKELEINASNMKKSEDKIKELEKKKEASKVWVKLNDMIGSATGDKFAKFAQGITLDQLIYLANKHLEILSPRYELQRATDSSKLLDIEIIDGSQGDVVRGVNTLSGGESFIVSLSLALGLSSLASQKISIDSLFLDEGFGTLDSDSLELALNALNQLQSSGKMVGVISHVEALKERIPLQIKVEPKGDGTSGLNQIKG, encoded by the coding sequence ATGAAGATACTAAAAGTAAAACTACTAAACATAAACTCTCTAAAAGGTGAGTTTGAAATAGACTTTCAAAAGTTTTTAAAAGATGAATCACTTTTTGCAATAACAGGACCAACAGGAGCAGGAAAAAGTACAATCCTAGATGTAATAACTTGCTCACTATATGGAAGAACAGCAAGACTTACAAACCCAAACGACCTGATGAGTAGACACACGGGTGAATCTCTTTGTGAAGTAGAGTTTGAAATCAAAGGCAATACTTATAGAAGTTCTTGGAGCCAAAAAAGATCAAGAAAAAATCCAGATGGAAACTTCCAAACTGCAAAGATGGAGATAGTTGATTTAGGTACAAACAAAATACTTGAATCAAAAGTAAGGGAAGTGCCAAAACTAATAGAGCAAATTACTGGACTAGATTTTGATAGGTTTGTTCAATCTATGATGTTAGCCCAAGGTTCATTTGATGCTTTTTTAAAAGCCAAAGAAAACGAACGTTCAAATCTACTAGAAAAGATCACTGGAACATATATCTACAAACAAATCTCACAATCTATCTATGATACATACGCTCAAAAGAAAAAAGAGATAGAAACTGCCCAAATAGCACTAGGAAGTATAGAACTACTAGATAATGAGATAGTAAAAGAGAAAACAAAACAGCTAGAAGAGAGCAAAAAACAAAAGCAAGAACTAGACAAAAAAGAAGCAGAACTAAAGAAAATATCAACTTGGCAAGATACTTTAAAAACTCTTGAAAATGACAATATCAAATATATAAGTGAGTTCGAACAAATCTCAAAAGAGAAAGAGGACAAAAAAGAGGAGTTCGTAAAACTAGAACTAGCAAACAAGGCTCTAAGAATACAGCCAATAAACCAAGAGAAAAACCAACTCTCAACAACTATATCAAATGACAAACAAAGATTAGAATCACAAAAGCAAGAAAAAGAAACTCTAACAAAAGAGATAAATGCTAAAACAAAAGAGTTAGACTCTTCAAAAGAAACCCTAGAAAAAGAAAAACTCTCATACTCACAAAACTACAACAAACTAAAAGAGGTAAGAGTTTTACAAACACAAGTTGAAAATAAATACGCCCTAAACATAGAAAAAAGCAAAAAAATATCAAGCTATCTACAAGAGTTAGCAAAGCTTTTTGAAGTAGATTTTGAAATACTTCTAAATGATGAATCTCAACTGCAAAGCTACTATGAAAGCTTTTCAAACACTTTAAACACTTCAAAAGAACAACTAAATAAACTCTTAGATCAATACAAAGTTTATGAAGAACAAACAAAAGATATAAACACAAAAGAAAACAACACCAGAGCCAAACTAAAAGAGATAGAATCACTTCTAAAAGCACTAGAAGATTATGAAAAGCTAAATCAAGAACTAAACCAAGAACAAGCAAACATAAAAGAATACAACTCACAAATAGAAGTTCAAACAAACCTAAACAACGAAAAAACAAAACTAATTAAGCAAATACAAGAAACTCTATCAACTCTAAAACAAACAAGAGAAAAAGAGCTTCTTATCAAAAACTACGAACAAGACAGAGCCAAACTAAAAGATGGGGAAGAGTGTTTCTTATGTGGCTCAAAAGAGCATCCATATATCAATCATAATATCAATATAGATATAGACAAAACCACACAGAAAATAAAAGAGCAAGAAAACTATCTGCAAGAGCAAAACAAAGAGCTAAACCAAGCACAAATTAATCTAGGTAAATTAAGCACAAAACTTGAAAACTCAAACCTAAACTTACAAAAACAACAAACAACAAAAACACAAATAGAAGAGTTCTTCCAAGCAAATAGTTTCAAAATAGAGCAAGACTCAAAAGCAAACCTACAAGAACAAAACCAAATAAATGAAGCCAAGCTAAAAGAGTATGTACTTTTAAGAGAGCAAAAAGAGAAACTACAAGCACAAAAAGAAAACCAACAAACAGTAGTAAACAACTATGTGCAAAAAGAACAACAAATAAAATCAAACATCAAAGCAATAGAAGAGTTAAAACAAGAACAAAAAGCTTTAAACAAAGAACTTCAAGAGTTACAAACAAAAAGTAAATCTATCTTAGATGTACCAAACCTAGATGAGTTTGAACAAACTATTCAAAAAAGTCTTGATAGTGTTTCAAAACATTATAACGATTTGCAAACATATCTTTCAAGCCTAAAAACAAAAGATGAAGAAACAACAAAACAAATAGAACAACTAGAGCTAAAACAAACAGAAGATAATCAAACACTAGAACTTTTAACTCAGAAGTTTAACAAAGCCCTAGAAGAGTATGGCTTTAACTCATACGAAGAGTTTGAAAAAGCAAAGCTAGAAAAAGAGCAGTTTGAGACTCTTACAAAGCTATGCAAAAATATAGAAGAGAAATACTCACAAATACAAACACTCAAAACAGACACAACTAAAAAACTAAAAGAGCATAAAGAGCAAGAAAAAGAACTCTCTTTAGATAACAGAACTTTAGAAGATATAAACAAAGAACTACAAGAATTACAAAGCACTATAGACAAACTTCAAGAGAGTATTGGAAGCCTTTCAAAAGAGTTAGAGATAAACGCTTCAAATATGAAAAAATCAGAAGATAAGATAAAAGAGCTAGAGAAGAAAAAAGAAGCCTCAAAAGTATGGGTAAAACTAAATGATATGATAGGTTCAGCCACAGGAGACAAGTTTGCCAAATTTGCCCAAGGTATAACCCTAGACCAACTAATATACCTAGCAAACAAACATCTAGAGATACTTAGCCCAAGATATGAACTCCAAAGAGCCACAGATTCAAGCAAGCTTTTAGATATAGAGATAATAGATGGTTCCCAAGGAGATGTTGTAAGAGGTGTAAATACACTCTCAGGAGGAGAAAGCTTCATAGTAAGTCTATCTTTAGCCTTAGGACTTTCAAGTCTAGCTAGCCAAAAGATAAGTATAGATTCACTTTTCCTAGATGAAGGGTTTGGAACACTAGATAGCGACAGCCTAGAACTAGCACTAAATGCCCTAAATCAACTACAAAGTTCAGGAAAGATGGTAGGTGTGATTTCCCATGTGGAAGCACTAAAAGAGAGAATTCCATTGCAGATAAAGGTTGAGCCTAAAGGTGATGGGACGAGTGGTTTAAATCAAATAAAAGGATAG
- a CDS encoding PfkB family carbohydrate kinase, giving the protein MINVIGGFYKELCLYPEWDYNYGSGGRASAILSSLGAEVCFHSYVHKEKEKEFKYFSKTFRIKTNTFSSSEMINFEYYHSLSAPNIHTLNNPIETQVQMNIKEDIVICYGMMESLNPIVNANYLIYDPQSENNPSLITENGSTFNHLAIVMNVEEAKKFTKKENIDLIVKDLFEKTHQLEVLILKDGPFGAYLFHDDKYFHIDAYETENVFKIGSGDVFVAVFGYLWAKEKIEPTTAAQKASLATALYCNDQVLQIKRESLNNLGLFKKVGIDKTKFDKKIYLAGPFFTMADRWLIEEAKFQLEKFGANVFSPLHDVGYGKSDTVAKEDLKGVDESNILYAVLNDYDPGTIFEVGYAISKGIPVVIFIENKTPINMTMFEGSGCIIESDFATSIYKVIWEVTRTK; this is encoded by the coding sequence ATGATAAATGTTATTGGAGGATTCTATAAAGAATTATGTTTATATCCTGAATGGGATTATAATTATGGATCTGGTGGCAGAGCATCTGCTATTTTATCTAGTTTAGGGGCAGAGGTATGTTTTCATTCTTATGTCCATAAAGAAAAAGAAAAAGAATTTAAATATTTTTCAAAGACCTTTAGAATAAAAACAAATACCTTTTCTTCCTCAGAAATGATTAATTTTGAATATTATCATTCTTTATCAGCACCAAATATACATACACTAAATAATCCTATTGAAACACAAGTTCAAATGAATATAAAAGAGGATATTGTAATTTGTTATGGAATGATGGAGTCACTAAATCCTATAGTCAATGCAAATTATTTAATTTATGATCCACAATCAGAGAATAATCCGTCATTGATTACAGAAAATGGTTCTACTTTTAATCATTTGGCAATTGTTATGAATGTAGAAGAAGCAAAAAAATTTACTAAAAAAGAAAATATTGATTTGATTGTAAAAGATTTATTTGAAAAAACACATCAATTGGAAGTTTTAATTTTAAAAGATGGTCCGTTTGGTGCATATTTATTTCATGATGATAAATACTTTCATATTGATGCATATGAGACGGAAAATGTTTTTAAAATAGGCTCAGGTGATGTTTTTGTTGCAGTATTTGGATATTTATGGGCAAAAGAAAAAATTGAACCTACTACAGCTGCACAAAAGGCTTCTTTAGCAACAGCATTATATTGTAATGACCAAGTTTTACAGATAAAAAGAGAATCTTTAAATAATTTAGGTTTATTTAAAAAGGTAGGAATAGATAAAACTAAATTTGATAAAAAAATTTATTTAGCAGGTCCTTTTTTTACTATGGCAGATCGTTGGCTAATAGAAGAAGCAAAGTTTCAGCTTGAAAAGTTTGGAGCAAATGTTTTCTCACCTTTACATGATGTTGGATATGGAAAGTCTGATACAGTAGCAAAAGAAGATTTGAAAGGTGTAGATGAATCTAATATTTTATATGCAGTACTTAATGACTATGATCCTGGTACTATTTTTGAAGTGGGTTATGCTATTTCTAAAGGGATACCTGTCGTAATATTTATAGAAAATAAAACTCCTATCAATATGACGATGTTTGAAGGTTCAGGTTGTATTATAGAAAGTGATTTTGCTACTTCAATATATAAAGTAATTTGGGAAGTTACTAGAACAAAATGA
- a CDS encoding 7-cyano-7-deazaguanine synthase, with protein MTALLLSGGMDSISILYWKKPDIALTIDYGQNCAKAEINAAEYACKILNIKHYVLSINCAELGSGDLSKNLTTNEYAPHSDWWPYRNQLLITFAAMYLLKFKVKKILIGSLKPDEQFKDGTDKFTKLISELISFQEGGIIVEAPAINMTAMELIEKSKIPKSILFCAHSCHKKNIPCGNCRGCNKFIRIFDKLEESKKENL; from the coding sequence ATGACAGCTTTACTTTTATCTGGAGGAATGGATTCAATTTCAATTTTATACTGGAAAAAACCTGATATAGCATTAACTATTGATTATGGTCAAAATTGTGCTAAAGCAGAAATTAATGCTGCTGAATATGCATGTAAAATATTAAATATAAAACATTATGTATTGAGTATTAATTGTGCTGAATTAGGATCTGGTGATTTGTCTAAAAATCTAACTACTAATGAGTACGCACCACATAGTGATTGGTGGCCTTATCGAAATCAACTTTTAATTACATTTGCTGCAATGTACTTACTTAAATTTAAAGTTAAAAAGATTTTAATTGGCTCTTTAAAGCCTGATGAACAATTTAAAGATGGTACAGATAAATTTACAAAACTTATAAGTGAATTAATATCTTTTCAAGAAGGTGGAATTATAGTAGAAGCACCAGCTATTAATATGACAGCAATGGAACTTATAGAAAAATCTAAAATACCTAAATCTATATTGTTTTGTGCTCATTCTTGCCATAAAAAGAATATCCCATGTGGAAATTGTAGAGGATGTAATAAATTTATTAGAATATTTGATAAATTAGAAGAATCTAAAAAGGAAAACTTATGA
- the dgt gene encoding dGTPase has product MIDYRKKITCNRKYQRSVSSDIDLATESNRGRIVNSPAVRRLQQKTQVFPLEINAAVRSRLTHSLEVQQTARYISKTILKELKKNNKLKKYNLQGLEEAFISTSEMASLMHDIGNPPFGHFGELAINVWMKSKGIKCFNKALNIKQNSLLEPEVKVLKKKLEKDICNFEGNAQGVRIVHNLQSLNLTYSQIASILKYTRVAYENKPNNSSPFSYLKKKPGFYYSEEEFVQEVCTELKMKNGYRFPLTYIMEAADDISYGIADLEDAVDKGILSLKKLYETIIQEASKEVYEGKGIYIKCIAEENYQKAKKVKRLKVNTFIINFRTQLVNELVPYAAKVFLENHKDIYNGCFNKALLEDNSKYHIALKVLKNVAFKHVFSDDEVELLELKGNSSIRGLLDCYKPLLTLPNKKFLCLINGEKNDTPIESRLFKRLSNKHISSYEKVIDELNKKNIKGFKFKILEWYYRGRLLIDFISGMTDEYAIKEFQELSAIK; this is encoded by the coding sequence ATGATTGATTATAGAAAAAAAATAACTTGTAATCGGAAATATCAAAGAAGTGTTAGTAGTGATATTGATTTAGCCACAGAAAGTAATAGAGGAAGAATTGTGAATTCTCCTGCTGTTAGAAGACTTCAGCAAAAAACACAAGTTTTCCCTTTAGAAATTAATGCAGCTGTTAGAAGTAGGTTAACTCATTCCTTAGAGGTTCAACAAACAGCTAGATATATTTCAAAAACTATTCTTAAAGAGTTAAAGAAAAATAATAAGCTTAAAAAATATAATTTACAAGGCTTAGAAGAAGCCTTTATTTCAACTTCAGAAATGGCAAGTTTAATGCATGATATAGGAAATCCTCCTTTTGGTCATTTTGGTGAATTAGCAATAAATGTTTGGATGAAATCAAAAGGAATAAAATGTTTTAACAAAGCTTTAAACATAAAACAAAATTCTTTACTTGAACCAGAAGTAAAAGTATTAAAAAAGAAACTAGAAAAGGATATATGTAATTTTGAGGGAAATGCTCAAGGAGTTAGAATAGTCCATAATCTACAAAGTTTAAATTTGACTTATAGTCAAATCGCTTCAATTTTAAAATATACTAGAGTTGCTTATGAGAATAAGCCAAATAATAGTTCTCCTTTTAGTTACTTAAAGAAAAAACCTGGATTCTATTATAGTGAAGAAGAGTTTGTTCAAGAAGTATGTACAGAATTGAAAATGAAAAATGGTTACAGATTTCCTCTCACTTATATAATGGAAGCTGCAGATGATATTTCTTATGGTATAGCAGATTTAGAAGATGCTGTTGATAAAGGTATTTTATCCTTGAAAAAATTGTATGAAACAATTATACAAGAAGCTTCAAAAGAAGTATATGAAGGTAAGGGTATATATATTAAGTGTATAGCAGAAGAAAATTATCAAAAAGCAAAAAAAGTAAAAAGATTAAAAGTTAATACTTTTATCATAAATTTTAGAACACAGTTAGTTAATGAACTTGTACCATATGCAGCAAAGGTTTTTTTAGAAAATCATAAGGATATCTATAACGGATGTTTTAATAAGGCATTATTAGAAGATAATAGTAAATATCATATTGCATTAAAAGTATTAAAAAATGTTGCATTTAAACATGTTTTTAGCGATGATGAAGTTGAGTTACTTGAACTTAAAGGTAATTCTTCAATTAGAGGATTATTAGATTGCTATAAACCATTGTTAACTTTACCAAATAAAAAATTTTTATGTCTAATTAATGGTGAAAAAAATGATACACCAATTGAATCTAGACTTTTTAAACGTTTATCAAATAAACATATCAGTTCTTATGAAAAAGTTATAGATGAACTAAATAAGAAAAACATTAAAGGATTTAAATTTAAAATTCTTGAATGGTATTATAGAGGGCGTTTATTGATAGATTTTATAAGTGGTATGACTGATGAATATGCAATAAAAGAATTTCAAGAATTATCAGCAATAAAATAA
- a CDS encoding DUF2779 domain-containing protein, with product MNLSKSLYTKGIQCPKALWLKKYKSSVLTPPDEAALSVFETGNIVGDLACQLFPYGKEVPYTTNPNNYIEMIATTKEWLKEGVSNIYEATFNYEGILIMVDILKVEDDGVSIYEVKSSTEVKDIYLHDVSIQYYVLQNLGFSIKSASVVHINNEYVRGESLELDKLFKIVDVTSEVQNLQPNIPIILKEFETYLEDKENEPDIDIGKHCNKPYECEAKNYCWKVQRQIPDYSIFNIFNLGSKKQIELYNQGIIDIEDIPEDFDMTANQAQAVKNYKSKASYIDKENIKAFLENLTYPIYHLDFETYQQAIPQYKSIKPFEQIPFQYSLHIEYEDGRLIHKEYLSQDSVDSRYELAQKLCEDIPSDVTVLAYNMSFEKGVIKRLANLFPELNAHLLAINENIQDLMTPFQKKWYVTPSMQGSYSIKYVLPALVPEFEKAYKELEGVQNGSQAMNAFANLSKLDGLSKEKMRTSLLEYCKLDTLAMVKILEVLRNIS from the coding sequence ATGAACCTATCTAAATCCCTCTACACAAAAGGAATCCAATGCCCCAAAGCACTTTGGCTTAAAAAATACAAGTCAAGTGTTTTAACACCACCAGATGAGGCTGCCCTTTCAGTATTTGAAACAGGGAATATAGTAGGTGATTTAGCTTGCCAGCTTTTTCCATATGGGAAAGAAGTACCATACACTACAAACCCAAATAATTATATAGAGATGATAGCTACTACAAAAGAGTGGCTAAAAGAAGGTGTATCAAATATCTACGAAGCTACTTTTAACTATGAGGGCATACTTATCATGGTAGATATTTTAAAAGTAGAAGATGATGGTGTATCTATCTATGAGGTTAAAAGTTCAACTGAGGTAAAAGATATTTATCTTCATGATGTATCTATTCAGTATTATGTTTTACAAAACTTAGGCTTTAGTATAAAAAGTGCAAGTGTAGTACATATAAACAATGAGTATGTAAGAGGTGAGAGTTTAGAACTAGACAAACTATTTAAAATAGTTGATGTCACAAGCGAAGTGCAAAACCTACAGCCAAATATCCCAATCATATTAAAAGAGTTTGAAACTTATCTTGAAGATAAAGAAAATGAGCCAGATATAGATATAGGAAAACATTGTAACAAACCTTATGAATGTGAAGCTAAAAACTATTGTTGGAAAGTTCAAAGACAAATTCCAGATTATTCTATATTTAATATTTTCAATCTAGGAAGTAAAAAACAAATTGAATTATACAATCAAGGTATTATAGATATAGAAGATATCCCAGAAGATTTTGATATGACTGCAAATCAAGCTCAAGCAGTAAAAAACTACAAATCAAAAGCAAGTTACATAGACAAAGAAAATATCAAAGCCTTTTTAGAAAACCTCACATACCCAATCTATCACTTAGACTTTGAAACCTACCAACAAGCCATACCACAATATAAAAGTATAAAACCCTTCGAGCAAATACCTTTTCAATACTCACTTCATATAGAGTATGAAGATGGTAGGTTAATTCATAAAGAGTATTTGAGCCAAGATAGTGTAGATAGCAGATATGAGCTTGCACAAAAACTATGTGAAGATATCCCAAGTGATGTTACAGTATTGGCTTACAATATGAGCTTTGAAAAAGGTGTAATAAAAAGACTAGCCAACCTTTTTCCAGAACTCAACGCTCACTTACTAGCCATAAATGAAAACATACAAGACCTAATGACACCATTCCAAAAGAAATGGTATGTAACCCCAAGTATGCAAGGAAGCTACTCTATCAAGTATGTATTGCCAGCCTTAGTTCCAGAGTTTGAAAAAGCTTATAAAGAATTAGAAGGTGTACAAAACGGAAGCCAAGCTATGAATGCCTTTGCAAATCTATCAAAGCTTGATGGGCTAAGCAAAGAGAAGATGAGAACTTCACTTTTAGAGTATTGTAAACTTGATACTTTGGCTATGGTGAAGATATTGGAAGTTTTGAGAAATATTTCCTAG
- a CDS encoding ORF6N domain-containing protein has translation MNELVIDEDIKNKIYTIRDMQVMIDKDLAKLYGVETKVFNQAVKRNIERFPKEFRFQLTEDEYQNWRSQIVTSSLNDALRSQNVTLESQRGKHRKYLPYVFTEQGVSMLSAVLKSDKAIQTSIHIINSFVKMRQFLSHSGDVFKRLELVEKRQISYEVKTDEKFEKLFNALEDKSLKPKQGIFYDGEMFDAYTFVSDLIRSAKSKIILIDNYVDDSVLTLFSKNQNIDVIIYTKNISKQLNLDLKKYNSQYKKIEIKKFENSHDRFLIVDEKELFHLGASLKDLGKKWFAFSKMDLKSLDVLKRLESI, from the coding sequence ATGAATGAATTAGTAATTGATGAAGATATAAAAAATAAAATCTATACAATAAGAGATATGCAAGTTATGATTGATAAAGACTTAGCGAAACTTTATGGTGTAGAAACAAAAGTATTTAATCAAGCAGTAAAAAGAAATATAGAAAGATTTCCTAAGGAGTTCCGTTTTCAGCTTACTGAAGATGAATATCAAAATTGGAGGTCACAAATTGTGACCTCAAGTTTAAATGATGCTTTAAGGTCACAAAATGTGACCTTAGAAAGTCAAAGAGGAAAACATAGGAAATATTTACCTTATGTATTTACAGAGCAGGGTGTTTCTATGCTTTCAGCAGTACTTAAAAGTGATAAAGCTATTCAGACAAGTATCCATATTATAAATAGTTTTGTTAAGATGAGACAATTTTTGTCACACAGTGGTGATGTATTTAAACGACTAGAATTAGTTGAAAAAAGGCAAATATCTTATGAGGTTAAAACAGATGAAAAATTTGAAAAACTATTTAATGCTTTAGAAGATAAATCATTAAAACCAAAACAAGGTATCTTTTACGATGGAGAGATGTTTGATGCCTATACTTTTGTATCTGATTTAATAAGAAGTGCTAAAAGTAAAATAATACTTATAGATAACTATGTTGATGATAGTGTCTTAACTCTATTTTCAAAAAATCAAAATATAGATGTAATTATATATACTAAAAATATCTCAAAACAACTAAATCTTGACCTTAAAAAATACAATTCTCAATATAAAAAAATTGAGATAAAAAAGTTTGAAAACTCACACGATAGATTTTTGATAGTGGATGAAAAAGAACTTTTTCATCTTGGAGCTAGTTTGAAGGACTTGGGTAAAAAATGGTTTGCTTTTTCAAAGATGGATTTAAAAAGTCTTGATGTCTTAAAAAGATTAGAATCGATATAA
- a CDS encoding peptidylprolyl isomerase, protein MAKATARHILVNNEKLARKLKKEIIKNEITFEKAAKKFSKCPSKKSGGNLGTFSKGEMVKEFDSIVFKEDLHRVHGPIKTEFGFHLIEILARY, encoded by the coding sequence ATGGCAAAAGCTACAGCTAGACATATATTAGTAAACAATGAAAAATTAGCTAGAAAACTAAAAAAAGAGATTATTAAAAATGAAATCACTTTTGAAAAAGCTGCTAAAAAGTTCTCAAAATGTCCTTCTAAAAAAAGTGGAGGGAACTTAGGTACTTTTTCAAAAGGTGAGATGGTAAAAGAGTTTGATAGTATTGTTTTTAAAGAGGATTTACACAGAGTTCATGGACCTATCAAAACAGAATTTGGTTTTCATCTAATTGAGATTTTAGCTAGATACTAA
- a CDS encoding TIGR04211 family SH3 domain-containing protein: MIKKRFSILFTTVCLSTSAFAANYYVSDELFTYTHSGPGIKYKIVGIVNAGEKIKVVSTNENAEYTQIVDSKGRNVWMNSKYISNQPGLKEQLEELKISYSKMDKNKINLEKELATNIKQVQELKKLNSSLSKELKQVQQKNEKLNEKLDKEQNELLMRWFTYGGIVAGAGLIFGLILPFLIPSKKQKARW; the protein is encoded by the coding sequence ATGATCAAAAAAAGATTTTCAATATTATTTACCACTGTTTGTCTAAGCACATCAGCATTTGCAGCGAACTATTATGTTTCAGACGAATTATTTACATATACCCATTCAGGGCCAGGAATAAAATATAAAATTGTAGGAATAGTAAATGCAGGTGAAAAAATCAAAGTAGTAAGTACAAATGAAAATGCAGAATATACTCAAATAGTAGATTCAAAAGGTCGTAATGTTTGGATGAACTCAAAATATATTTCAAATCAACCAGGATTAAAAGAACAGTTAGAAGAACTAAAAATCTCGTATTCAAAAATGGATAAAAATAAAATAAATTTAGAAAAAGAATTAGCCACTAATATCAAGCAAGTGCAAGAATTAAAAAAGTTAAATTCATCTTTGAGCAAAGAACTAAAACAAGTTCAACAAAAGAATGAAAAGTTAAATGAGAAGCTAGATAAAGAACAAAATGAACTATTGATGCGTTGGTTCACATATGGTGGTATTGTTGCAGGAGCTGGTCTTATTTTCGGATTAATACTTCCATTTCTAATTCCTAGTAAAAAGCAAAAAGCACGTTGGTAA
- a CDS encoding NINE protein, with translation MATDFGLEKAKTQQKSVVLAYLLWWFLGWLGIHRLYAGMSKWWLYPVLGLVGAITVFILVGYVILLGLFIWWIIDAVNLHKVIQLQNLEVIENYEKSTQNQMS, from the coding sequence GTGGCAACAGACTTTGGATTAGAGAAAGCAAAAACACAACAAAAAAGTGTTGTACTAGCTTATTTACTTTGGTGGTTTCTTGGTTGGTTAGGTATTCATAGATTATATGCTGGAATGTCAAAATGGTGGTTATATCCAGTATTAGGATTAGTTGGAGCTATTACAGTTTTTATACTTGTGGGTTATGTTATTTTGTTGGGATTATTTATCTGGTGGATTATTGATGCAGTAAATTTACATAAAGTAATTCAACTACAAAACTTAGAAGTTATAGAAAACTACGAAAAATCAACACAAAATCAAATGTCATAA